One Sphingomonas endolithica DNA segment encodes these proteins:
- a CDS encoding MOSC domain-containing protein, producing the protein MPESDPSAAAGVGILAGIARHAQPGAAMETVERAAVTPEGGIEGDYRGGSKGKPHRRQVTLMEHGDWAAALAEVGAAVPWQERRANLLIDGLDLPQDRGVRLRIGAQVVLEITRETDPCSRMDKLAPGLCAALTPDWRGGVCTMVITGGAIAIGDAIRIET; encoded by the coding sequence ATGCCTGAGTCCGATCCGTCGGCTGCGGCAGGCGTCGGCATCCTGGCGGGGATCGCGCGCCATGCCCAGCCGGGCGCGGCGATGGAGACGGTGGAGCGTGCCGCGGTGACGCCCGAGGGCGGGATCGAAGGTGACTATCGTGGCGGCTCCAAGGGCAAGCCGCACCGGCGTCAGGTGACGTTGATGGAGCATGGCGACTGGGCAGCGGCGCTGGCCGAGGTCGGTGCCGCCGTGCCGTGGCAGGAGCGGCGCGCCAATCTGCTGATCGACGGGCTGGACCTGCCGCAGGACCGGGGCGTCCGCTTGCGGATCGGCGCGCAGGTCGTGCTGGAGATCACGCGCGAAACCGATCCGTGCAGCCGGATGGACAAGCTGGCGCCGGGATTGTGCGCCGCGCTGACGCCGGACTGGCGTGGCGGCGTGTGCACGATGGTAATTACAGGCGGCGCGATCGCCATTGGCGATGCAATCAGGATCGAAACATGA
- the gap gene encoding type I glyceraldehyde-3-phosphate dehydrogenase → MTIKVAINGFGRIGRLVARAVLERGDTGLELMTINDLADAKSNAWLFSRDSVHGKYPGVVSAEGNDLVVDGKRIRVTAERDPANLPHAEQGIDVVLECTGFFTDRASAQKHLDAGAKKVLISAPGKGVDLTVVYGVNHDKLEAGHNIVSNASCTTNCLAPVAKVLNDAIGIERGLMTTVHAYTNDQKILDQIHPDLRRARAAAMSMIPTTTGAARAVGEVLPELKGRLDGSAIRVPVPDGSLIDLTFTPKRDTTREEVNAILKAASESGPLVGVLDYSDEPLVSIDIVHTPASSTVDSLETAVIDGKLVRVVSWYDNEWGFSNRMIDTAVAMGKFI, encoded by the coding sequence ATGACGATCAAGGTTGCGATCAACGGGTTCGGGCGCATCGGCCGCCTCGTCGCGCGGGCCGTGCTGGAACGTGGCGATACCGGGCTGGAGCTGATGACGATCAACGACCTGGCGGACGCCAAGTCCAACGCCTGGCTGTTCTCGCGCGATTCGGTGCATGGCAAGTATCCGGGTGTGGTGTCGGCCGAGGGCAACGACCTGGTCGTCGACGGCAAGCGCATCCGCGTGACCGCCGAGCGCGATCCGGCGAACCTGCCGCATGCCGAGCAGGGTATCGACGTGGTGCTGGAATGCACCGGCTTCTTCACCGACCGCGCCAGCGCGCAGAAGCATCTCGATGCCGGCGCCAAGAAGGTGCTGATCTCGGCACCGGGTAAGGGCGTCGACCTGACCGTGGTGTACGGCGTCAACCACGACAAGCTTGAGGCCGGGCACAACATCGTCTCCAATGCCTCGTGCACGACCAACTGCCTGGCGCCGGTCGCCAAGGTGCTGAACGATGCGATCGGCATCGAGCGCGGGCTGATGACGACGGTGCATGCCTATACCAACGACCAGAAGATCCTCGACCAGATCCACCCCGATCTGCGTCGCGCGCGTGCCGCGGCGATGAGCATGATCCCGACCACGACCGGCGCGGCGCGCGCGGTGGGCGAGGTGCTGCCCGAACTGAAGGGCCGGCTGGATGGCTCCGCGATCCGCGTGCCGGTGCCCGATGGCAGCCTGATCGACCTGACCTTCACGCCCAAGCGCGACACGACGCGCGAGGAGGTCAACGCGATCCTGAAGGCGGCATCGGAAAGCGGACCGTTGGTCGGCGTGCTGGATTATTCGGACGAGCCGCTGGTCTCGATCGACATCGTTCATACCCCGGCATCCTCCACGGTGGACAGCCTGGAGACCGCGGTAATCGACGGCAAGTTGGTCCGCGTCGTCAGCTGGTACGACAATGAATGGGGCTTCTCGAACCGCATGATCGATACCGCGGTGGCGATGGGCAAGTTCATCTGA
- a CDS encoding cell division protein ZapA, which yields MAEVTLTIGDRRHVVACRPGGEDQLQHVGMLLDQRWAAANRAAGGQGGERTMLFVALMLADALDEAERHPPQPASDAIDPDALVALAERLESLAERLEK from the coding sequence ATGGCAGAGGTCACGCTCACGATCGGCGATCGCCGCCATGTCGTCGCCTGCCGTCCGGGCGGCGAAGATCAGCTGCAGCATGTCGGCATGCTGCTCGATCAGCGCTGGGCCGCGGCCAATCGCGCGGCCGGCGGCCAGGGCGGCGAGCGCACGATGCTGTTCGTCGCGCTGATGCTGGCCGATGCGCTGGACGAGGCGGAGCGCCACCCGCCCCAGCCGGCGAGCGACGCGATCGATCCCGACGCGCTGGTCGCGCTGGCCGAACGTCTGGAATCCTTGGCCGAGCGTCTTGAGAAGTAA
- a CDS encoding 5-formyltetrahydrofolate cyclo-ligase, translated as MMDKQTLRARLRAARDAFVLDAHPSVLVPQPFLDRLDHGLTVASYVPMGGEADPSPLARAAVEAGCEIVLPHIVDRATPLRFLAWDTEAALIAGPFGLHQPAHTADERRPDIILTPLVAFDSALNRLGQGAGHYDRAFEAFPDAWRVGVAWSVQQVESLPADPWDVPLHAIVTERDWITP; from the coding sequence ATGATGGACAAGCAGACGCTCCGCGCCCGCCTGCGCGCCGCGCGCGATGCCTTCGTGCTGGATGCGCATCCTTCGGTCCTCGTCCCCCAGCCCTTTCTCGATCGACTCGACCACGGCCTGACCGTCGCCTCCTACGTGCCGATGGGCGGCGAGGCTGACCCCTCCCCGCTCGCCCGCGCCGCGGTGGAGGCAGGCTGCGAGATCGTCCTGCCGCATATCGTCGATCGCGCCACGCCCTTGCGCTTCCTCGCCTGGGATACCGAGGCGGCGTTGATCGCCGGCCCGTTCGGCCTGCATCAGCCCGCGCACACCGCCGACGAACGCCGGCCCGACATCATCTTGACCCCGCTCGTCGCCTTCGACTCAGCGCTCAACCGCCTGGGCCAGGGCGCCGGCCATTACGACCGCGCGTTCGAAGCTTTCCCGGACGCGTGGCGTGTCGGCGTAGCCTGGAGCGTGCAACAGGTCGAATCGCTGCCCGCCGACCCGTGGGACGTACCGCTCCACGCCATCGTCACCGAACGAGATTGGATCACGCCGTGA
- a CDS encoding DUF2842 domain-containing protein: MTPSWRKPVGMLAILTMIALWVIAIASLSNTVGAWHWLLQLAFYLVTGIVWLWILPMRRMLQWMETGTWHAPAP, encoded by the coding sequence GTGACCCCCAGCTGGCGCAAACCCGTCGGGATGCTCGCCATCCTGACCATGATCGCCCTGTGGGTGATCGCCATTGCCAGCCTGTCGAACACCGTCGGCGCCTGGCACTGGCTGCTGCAACTGGCCTTCTATCTGGTCACCGGCATCGTCTGGCTCTGGATCCTGCCGATGCGCCGCATGCTGCAATGGATGGAAACCGGCACCTGGCACGCCCCCGCGCCCTAG
- a CDS encoding AI-2E family transporter — MVVSNENAEPVVPGTPAAASGVFGLPLSSGEGAAGDVPSGNIPEDPRVALRRDRLLAGLTLIAGLGLVLATPFALKAGAEFFLPTTTALVIAVALIPLLEWLERRRVPSALAALTCVLLFLIVANIALAAIVVPATEFFRLLPTRIDRIQTNLAPLLDLYSSLEKYANRTLRQIASTPIRQAPTAGVAPPSSILELAATSAPGVIIQIFFGILTAFFFLSGWTRMRKRTITSRQSFGGAMATARVIQDVVDDVSSYLGTITAINIALGLCIAGALYALGMPFPLMWGGIVALLNYVPYFGPVVAALLLAIGGLMTFSDVWVALAPPAIMYGLHLVEANVVTPLIVGHRLTINPIMILISISFWGWVWGTTGALLAVPLLIIIQTVIGAAGKPDIAGFLFEHGTLTQERKGRGDDTDPRADTAS; from the coding sequence ATGGTGGTGAGCAACGAGAATGCCGAGCCGGTGGTCCCGGGAACGCCGGCCGCGGCATCGGGGGTATTCGGGCTGCCGTTATCCTCGGGCGAGGGGGCGGCAGGCGATGTGCCGAGCGGCAATATTCCGGAGGACCCGCGTGTTGCGCTTCGGCGCGATCGACTGCTCGCCGGGCTGACGCTGATCGCGGGACTGGGGCTGGTGCTTGCCACGCCGTTCGCGCTGAAGGCCGGGGCGGAATTCTTCCTGCCGACCACCACCGCCTTGGTGATCGCCGTCGCGCTGATCCCGCTGCTCGAATGGCTCGAGCGCCGCCGCGTGCCGTCTGCACTGGCGGCGTTGACCTGCGTACTGCTGTTCCTGATCGTGGCGAATATCGCGCTGGCCGCGATCGTCGTGCCGGCGACCGAATTCTTCCGCCTGCTGCCGACGCGCATCGACCGCATCCAGACCAACCTCGCGCCGTTGCTCGATCTCTATTCGAGCCTCGAGAAATACGCCAACCGCACGCTGCGCCAGATCGCCTCGACCCCGATCCGCCAGGCGCCGACCGCCGGCGTCGCGCCGCCGAGCTCGATCCTGGAGCTGGCCGCGACTTCGGCGCCTGGGGTGATCATCCAGATTTTCTTCGGCATCCTGACCGCCTTCTTCTTCCTCTCCGGCTGGACGCGGATGCGGAAGCGCACGATCACCAGCCGGCAGAGCTTCGGCGGGGCGATGGCGACGGCGCGGGTGATCCAGGATGTGGTGGACGACGTGTCCTCGTATCTCGGCACGATCACCGCGATCAACATTGCGCTCGGCCTGTGCATTGCCGGGGCGCTGTATGCTTTGGGCATGCCTTTTCCGCTGATGTGGGGCGGGATCGTTGCCCTGCTCAACTACGTGCCGTATTTCGGGCCGGTGGTGGCGGCGTTGCTGCTGGCGATCGGCGGGCTGATGACCTTTTCCGACGTGTGGGTGGCGCTGGCCCCGCCGGCGATCATGTATGGCCTGCATCTGGTGGAGGCCAATGTGGTCACGCCGCTGATTGTCGGGCACCGCCTGACCATCAACCCGATCATGATCCTCATCTCGATCAGCTTCTGGGGCTGGGTATGGGGCACGACGGGCGCGTTGCTGGCCGTGCCGCTGCTGATCATCATCCAGACCGTGATCGGTGCCGCGGGCAAGCCGGACATTGCCGGCTTCCTGTTCGAACACGGCACGCTGACCCAGGAGCGCAAGGGTCGCGGCGACGATACCGACCCCCGCGCGGACACGGCGAGCTGA
- a CDS encoding FGGY family carbohydrate kinase, whose translation MRDLILVIDEGTTSTRAMLFRPDGACLHSQAEELAQHYPEPGRVEHDAAEIWRKTLAVTHAVIERAGGAERIAAIGITNQRETIVFWDRHTGEPLAPAIVWQDRRTAATCRALKEQGHEPMVQAKTGLLLDPYFSGSKIGWAMEHWPQLRDAGDRLAIGTIESWLIWKLTAGEGQSGLHITDATNASRTALMAIGSGHWDDGLIDLFGAPRAALPEIVDCAGRFGETTLFGAPIPICGIAGDQQAATIGQSCLKIGDTKATFGTGAFVLTQAGATPPASHNRLLSTIAWQLGGRRAYALEGSVFVAGSLIKWIRDTLGLIGDAAETDTLARSVPDNGGTYLVPALSGLGAPWWEPDARGSISGLSFSTTKAHIVRAALEAMAHQAHDLKSAFAADGVDWNCVRIDGGMVANDWMAQDMADMLGIPVERPQFAETTALGAAMLAGVGCGLFKDLAAASVMRGDVETFDPTMSKDTRHARLDGWAKAVNSVVTLAQG comes from the coding sequence ATGCGCGACCTCATTCTGGTGATCGACGAAGGCACCACTTCGACCCGGGCCATGCTCTTCCGGCCCGATGGCGCCTGCCTGCATAGCCAGGCGGAGGAACTGGCCCAGCATTATCCCGAGCCGGGCCGGGTGGAACATGACGCGGCCGAGATCTGGCGCAAGACGCTCGCCGTCACCCATGCGGTGATCGAGCGAGCCGGCGGCGCGGAGCGCATCGCCGCGATCGGCATCACCAACCAGCGCGAGACGATCGTGTTCTGGGATCGCCACACCGGCGAGCCGCTCGCCCCGGCGATCGTCTGGCAGGATCGCCGCACCGCCGCCACCTGCCGCGCGCTGAAGGAACAGGGCCATGAGCCGATGGTGCAGGCCAAGACCGGCCTGCTGCTCGATCCCTATTTCTCCGGCTCGAAGATCGGCTGGGCGATGGAACATTGGCCGCAACTGCGCGACGCCGGCGACCGGCTCGCCATCGGCACGATCGAATCGTGGCTGATCTGGAAGCTCACCGCCGGCGAAGGGCAGAGCGGCCTGCACATCACCGATGCCACCAACGCCAGCCGCACCGCGCTCATGGCGATCGGCAGCGGCCATTGGGACGACGGCCTGATCGACCTGTTCGGCGCGCCGCGCGCGGCATTGCCCGAGATCGTCGATTGCGCCGGCCGCTTCGGCGAAACCACCCTGTTCGGCGCGCCCATCCCGATCTGCGGCATCGCCGGTGACCAGCAGGCCGCCACGATCGGCCAGTCCTGCCTCAAGATCGGCGATACCAAGGCGACGTTCGGCACCGGCGCGTTCGTGCTGACCCAGGCCGGCGCGACGCCGCCCGCGTCGCACAATCGCTTGCTCTCGACCATCGCCTGGCAGCTGGGCGGCCGCCGCGCTTACGCGCTCGAAGGATCGGTGTTCGTCGCCGGCAGCCTGATCAAATGGATCCGCGACACGCTCGGCCTGATCGGCGACGCCGCCGAGACCGACACGCTCGCGCGCAGCGTGCCGGACAATGGCGGCACCTATCTCGTGCCCGCACTATCGGGCCTGGGCGCGCCCTGGTGGGAGCCGGACGCGCGCGGCAGCATTTCGGGCCTCAGCTTCTCCACCACCAAGGCGCACATCGTCCGCGCCGCGCTGGAAGCAATGGCGCACCAGGCCCACGATCTGAAGAGCGCGTTCGCGGCCGACGGAGTCGACTGGAATTGCGTCCGCATCGATGGCGGCATGGTCGCCAACGACTGGATGGCGCAGGACATGGCCGACATGCTCGGCATCCCCGTCGAACGCCCGCAATTCGCCGAAACCACCGCGCTCGGCGCGGCGATGCTGGCAGGCGTCGGCTGCGGCCTGTTCAAGGACCTCGCCGCCGCCAGCGTCATGCGCGGCGACGTCGAGACGTTCGATCCCACCATGAGCAAAGACACCCGTCACGCACGCCTCGACGGCTGGGCGAAGGCGGTAAACAGCGTGGTGACACTAGCGCAGGGCTGA
- a CDS encoding SIMPL domain-containing protein, protein MRLVLLPGLAFPLILSLAACSPGKHGPHDLDRDETLLQVSATGRAEAHPDEARFSAGVSSIGVDAAAATQANNARMNAVIAALTALGVAKEDIQTKQLTVARLDWGPNKRKFEANNVVEVRMRVVDKAGAAIAATTQAGANVLSGPDLRVSDDSVVNGAAYAAAYKAARARADALAAAANLKVVRILSIRDGSTSAPSPVADMAYEAPRQAAPAPPPVLAGTDTTIAAVSIDAVLGPR, encoded by the coding sequence ATGCGCCTCGTCCTGCTTCCCGGTCTCGCCTTCCCGCTCATTTTGTCGCTCGCCGCCTGTAGCCCGGGCAAGCACGGGCCGCACGATCTCGACCGCGACGAGACCTTGCTGCAGGTCAGCGCCACCGGCCGCGCCGAGGCGCATCCCGACGAGGCGCGGTTTTCCGCCGGCGTGTCCTCGATCGGCGTCGATGCCGCCGCGGCGACGCAAGCGAACAACGCCCGCATGAATGCGGTGATCGCCGCACTCACCGCGCTCGGCGTCGCGAAGGAGGATATCCAGACCAAGCAATTGACCGTCGCGCGGCTCGATTGGGGCCCGAACAAGCGCAAGTTCGAAGCCAACAACGTCGTCGAGGTGCGGATGCGCGTCGTCGACAAGGCTGGCGCAGCGATCGCCGCCACCACACAGGCGGGTGCCAACGTCCTCTCCGGCCCCGATCTGCGTGTCAGCGACGATTCGGTGGTCAACGGCGCCGCTTATGCCGCCGCCTACAAAGCGGCCCGCGCCCGCGCCGACGCGCTCGCCGCCGCGGCCAACCTCAAGGTCGTGCGTATCCTGTCGATCCGCGACGGCAGTACCTCCGCCCCGTCGCCGGTCGCCGACATGGCCTATGAAGCCCCGCGCCAGGCCGCCCCCGCCCCGCCCCCGGTGCTGGCCGGCACCGACACGACCATCGCCGCGGTCAGCATCGACGCGGTGCTCGGCCCCCGCTAG
- a CDS encoding class I adenylate-forming enzyme family protein, translating into MSSDPLIALDPSWPAVTLAQAEALLTAPGAKFEMATIDIRGVPTRVWKNAPPSLAWLAQAARAHGERVFTIYEDERVTFEAQYRAVAMLAGKLQDMGVAKGDRVALAMRNLPEWPVIFFAAASIGAIVVPLNAWWTAGELEYGVEDSGARVLFVDDERHQRFVAAGPALPAVERIVVARASGALEGRESRLEDLIGTPHDYAGLAEVAFPEVGIAPDDDATIFYTSGTTGHPKGALGTHRNLMTNILSGGYAGARSFLRRGEAVPEPTPRTTLTVIPLFHVTACSAGLMGAVATGSTCIFMRRWDVVRAMEIIETEKVSVTGGVPTIAWQLLEHPERHHYDLSSLEAIAYGGAPSAPELVRRIYEEFGALPGNGWGMTETMATVTSHSSEDYLNRPTSAGPPVAVADVKIMDDDGVGEMPVGEVGELWARGPMIVKGYWNKPEATAETFVGGWVRTGDLARVDAEGFVYIVDRAKDMIIRGGENIYSSEVENVLYAHPAVTDCALIGLPHRVLGEEPAAVVHLAPGCEASEAELQAWVKARLAAFKTPVAVRFVHETLPRNANGKILKKDLKALFEDRASVAA; encoded by the coding sequence TTGTCCAGCGACCCCCTGATCGCGCTCGATCCGTCCTGGCCGGCGGTCACGCTGGCGCAGGCGGAGGCGCTGCTGACCGCGCCGGGGGCGAAGTTCGAGATGGCGACGATCGACATTAGGGGCGTGCCGACGCGGGTGTGGAAGAACGCGCCGCCGAGCCTGGCCTGGCTGGCGCAGGCGGCGCGGGCGCATGGCGAGCGGGTGTTCACGATCTACGAGGACGAGCGGGTGACGTTCGAGGCGCAGTATCGCGCGGTGGCGATGCTGGCGGGCAAGCTGCAGGACATGGGGGTGGCGAAGGGCGACCGCGTGGCGCTGGCCATGCGCAATTTGCCGGAATGGCCGGTGATCTTCTTCGCCGCGGCCAGTATCGGCGCGATCGTCGTGCCGCTCAACGCCTGGTGGACGGCAGGCGAGCTGGAATATGGCGTGGAGGATTCGGGCGCGCGCGTGCTGTTCGTGGATGACGAGCGGCACCAGCGGTTCGTGGCGGCGGGGCCAGCGCTGCCGGCGGTGGAGCGGATCGTGGTGGCGCGCGCCTCGGGTGCGCTGGAGGGGCGGGAGTCGCGGCTGGAGGATCTGATCGGTACGCCGCACGATTATGCTGGGCTGGCGGAGGTGGCGTTTCCTGAAGTGGGGATCGCGCCCGACGACGACGCGACGATCTTCTATACGTCGGGCACGACGGGCCATCCCAAGGGGGCGCTCGGCACGCATCGCAATTTGATGACCAACATCCTGTCGGGCGGCTATGCCGGCGCGCGATCGTTCCTCAGGCGCGGCGAGGCGGTGCCGGAGCCGACGCCGCGCACGACGCTGACGGTGATCCCGCTCTTCCATGTCACGGCGTGCAGTGCCGGGCTGATGGGCGCGGTGGCGACGGGATCGACCTGCATCTTCATGCGGCGCTGGGACGTGGTGCGCGCGATGGAGATCATCGAGACGGAGAAGGTCAGCGTGACGGGCGGCGTGCCGACGATCGCGTGGCAGTTGCTGGAGCATCCCGAGCGGCACCATTACGATCTCTCGTCGCTGGAGGCGATTGCCTATGGCGGCGCGCCGTCGGCGCCCGAGCTGGTGCGGCGCATCTACGAGGAGTTCGGCGCGCTGCCCGGCAATGGCTGGGGCATGACCGAGACGATGGCGACGGTGACCAGCCATTCGAGCGAGGATTATCTCAACCGCCCGACGAGCGCCGGGCCGCCGGTGGCAGTGGCCGACGTGAAGATCATGGACGACGACGGCGTAGGCGAGATGCCGGTGGGCGAGGTCGGCGAGTTGTGGGCGCGCGGACCGATGATTGTGAAGGGCTATTGGAACAAGCCCGAGGCGACGGCCGAGACGTTCGTCGGTGGCTGGGTGCGCACGGGCGACCTGGCGCGGGTGGATGCGGAGGGGTTCGTCTATATCGTCGACCGGGCGAAGGACATGATCATCCGCGGCGGCGAGAACATCTATTCGAGCGAGGTGGAGAACGTGCTGTACGCGCATCCGGCGGTGACCGACTGCGCGCTGATCGGGCTGCCGCACCGCGTACTGGGCGAGGAGCCGGCGGCGGTGGTGCATCTGGCGCCGGGGTGCGAGGCGAGCGAGGCGGAGCTGCAGGCGTGGGTGAAGGCGCGCCTTGCCGCGTTCAAGACGCCGGTGGCGGTGCGCTTCGTGCACGAGACGCTGCCGAGGAACGCCAATGGCAAGATCCTGAAGAAGGATCTGAAGGCGCTGTTCGAGGATCGCGCGAGCGTGGCGGCCTAA
- a CDS encoding serine hydrolase domain-containing protein encodes MKIAKPEDHGLDASRLTRIDTLLKERYIESGKLANTQILLAKDGEIVHFAHQGPAREDSAKPVDETSLFRIASMTKPITSIAFMMLVEQGLVAVDTPVHHVLPEFKHVGVFNGGGGEVPFATLPTTEPMRMVDLLRHTSGLTYGFQHRSNVDAAYRAGTIENWHGGHDLDGFVAALAQLPLEFSPGSAWNYSVSTDVLGAVVQRVSGMPLDRFFAERIFAPLGMPDTFFQVPADKIDRLTDCYTLVPKQGRVMYDRGAESAWARMPKLVSGGGGLVSTALDYHRFLQMLLNGGTLDGERLVGRKTIDLMTMSHLPGGADLSTMSKSLFSETANAGTGFGLGFAVNIDVARSMIPGSVGEYYWGGMFSTAFFVDPVERLSMVFMTQMSPSSTYPIRRELKTLIYSALT; translated from the coding sequence ATGAAGATCGCGAAGCCGGAGGATCATGGCCTGGATGCGTCGCGGCTGACGCGGATCGATACGCTGCTGAAGGAGCGCTACATCGAATCCGGCAAGCTCGCCAACACGCAGATCCTGCTCGCCAAAGACGGCGAGATCGTCCATTTCGCGCATCAGGGCCCGGCGCGCGAGGACAGCGCCAAGCCGGTCGACGAGACCAGCCTGTTCCGCATCGCCAGCATGACCAAGCCGATCACCTCGATCGCGTTCATGATGCTGGTCGAACAGGGCCTGGTCGCGGTCGACACACCGGTCCATCACGTACTGCCCGAATTCAAGCATGTCGGCGTGTTCAACGGCGGCGGCGGCGAGGTGCCGTTCGCCACCCTCCCCACTACCGAGCCGATGCGCATGGTCGATCTGCTGCGCCACACCTCCGGCCTCACTTATGGCTTCCAGCACCGCTCGAACGTCGATGCCGCTTACCGTGCGGGCACGATCGAGAATTGGCATGGCGGCCATGATCTCGACGGCTTCGTCGCCGCGCTTGCCCAGCTTCCGCTCGAATTCTCCCCCGGCAGCGCGTGGAATTATTCCGTCTCCACCGACGTGCTCGGCGCCGTCGTACAGCGCGTCTCGGGCATGCCGCTCGACCGCTTCTTCGCCGAGCGCATCTTCGCCCCGCTCGGCATGCCCGACACCTTCTTCCAGGTGCCCGCCGACAAGATCGACCGCCTGACCGACTGCTATACCCTGGTCCCGAAACAAGGCCGGGTGATGTACGATCGCGGCGCGGAGAGCGCCTGGGCCAGGATGCCCAAGCTCGTCTCGGGCGGCGGCGGCCTCGTCTCCACCGCGCTCGATTACCACCGCTTCTTGCAGATGCTGCTGAACGGCGGCACGCTGGACGGCGAACGCCTGGTCGGCCGCAAGACGATCGACCTGATGACGATGAGCCATTTGCCCGGCGGCGCGGACCTTTCGACCATGTCCAAGTCGCTGTTCAGCGAAACTGCCAATGCCGGCACCGGCTTCGGCCTGGGTTTCGCGGTCAATATCGATGTCGCCCGCTCGATGATCCCGGGCAGCGTCGGCGAATATTATTGGGGCGGCATGTTCTCGACCGCCTTCTTCGTCGATCCGGTCGAGCGCCTGTCCATGGTGTTCATGACGCAGATGTCGCCCAGCAGCACCTACCCGATCCGCCGCGAGCTGAAGACGTTGATCTACAGCGCGCTGACCTGA